The Sorangiineae bacterium MSr11367 genome window below encodes:
- a CDS encoding aldehyde dehydrogenase family protein — MNTGSTNNAGGSTTLAEELRAKPWIDGEFLEKAPLRESHDPADDTLLGLYHDAGTEEARVAIAVARRTFDETSWSRDRMLRAQVLDEMAAWFVAHREPLIAILSRENGKLLREAAMEVDHSVTKIRYAAALARIDFGRAADVEPGFYSTMIREPIGVAGIIVPWNSPVILLVRSLAPALAAGCTVVIKAAAQTALTTGLLFRGLSTLPSLPRGVVNGFIESESGGAQWLVRAPEVDVISYTGSTRVGRQIMASGAETLKRLNLELGGKSPALLLEDADLESAIPTIVTAGTLFAGQFCMASSRVLVHRSRYDEVRERLAAALAGRVVGPSRDPSSQMGPLIDRPNVARVDAIVRKAETYAEVIVRGGPALGHLAKGAFYRPSLVAISDVHAPIVQEEVFGPVLTLESFESEDEAVHRANATTYGLSASVFTRDIDRAARISRRLRAGTVWFNTHGVILDQFEEGGVKQSGLGRLNGFGGIEAFQECKHVLHRANFPI; from the coding sequence ATGAATACAGGCAGTACGAACAATGCCGGCGGGTCGACGACGCTTGCGGAAGAACTTCGCGCCAAGCCCTGGATCGATGGCGAATTCCTCGAAAAGGCGCCGCTACGCGAATCGCACGATCCGGCGGACGACACGTTGCTCGGTCTGTACCACGACGCGGGTACCGAAGAGGCGCGCGTGGCCATCGCTGTCGCGCGCCGCACCTTCGACGAAACGTCATGGTCGCGCGATCGCATGCTCCGCGCCCAGGTGCTGGACGAGATGGCCGCGTGGTTCGTGGCCCACCGCGAGCCTCTCATCGCGATCCTCTCGCGTGAGAATGGCAAATTGCTCCGAGAGGCTGCCATGGAGGTCGACCACTCGGTGACCAAAATTCGTTATGCGGCCGCCCTTGCGCGAATCGATTTTGGACGGGCAGCCGACGTTGAACCGGGCTTCTACTCGACCATGATTCGCGAGCCCATCGGAGTCGCGGGTATCATCGTTCCGTGGAACTCGCCCGTGATCCTGCTCGTGCGCTCGCTGGCACCTGCGCTTGCCGCGGGCTGCACGGTGGTCATCAAGGCGGCCGCGCAGACGGCGCTCACGACCGGGCTGCTCTTTCGCGGTTTGTCGACGCTACCGAGTTTGCCGCGCGGCGTGGTGAACGGATTCATCGAAAGCGAGAGCGGCGGCGCACAATGGCTCGTTCGCGCGCCCGAAGTCGACGTGATCAGCTACACGGGGAGCACGCGCGTCGGGCGGCAGATCATGGCATCCGGCGCCGAGACCCTCAAGCGGTTGAATCTCGAGCTCGGGGGCAAGTCGCCGGCGCTGCTTCTCGAGGATGCCGACCTCGAATCCGCCATTCCGACGATCGTCACGGCCGGCACGCTGTTCGCCGGGCAATTCTGCATGGCTTCGAGCCGCGTGCTGGTCCACCGGTCCCGTTACGACGAGGTGCGCGAGCGATTGGCCGCTGCGCTCGCCGGGAGGGTGGTGGGGCCGAGCCGCGATCCTTCGAGCCAAATGGGCCCGCTCATCGACCGCCCGAACGTCGCGCGCGTCGACGCCATCGTGCGCAAGGCGGAGACCTATGCCGAGGTCATCGTTCGCGGCGGGCCCGCCCTCGGCCACCTCGCCAAAGGCGCCTTCTACCGCCCAAGCCTTGTGGCCATAAGCGACGTGCACGCGCCCATCGTGCAGGAAGAAGTCTTCGGTCCGGTGTTGACGCTCGAATCGTTCGAAAGTGAAGACGAGGCCGTGCATCGCGCCAACGCCACCACCTACGGCCTCTCCGCGAGCGTCTTCACGCGCGACATCGATCGCGCCGCCCGCATTTCGAGAAGGCTGCGCGCCGGTACCGTGTGGTTCAACACCCATGGCGTCATCCTCGACCAATTCGAAGAGGGCGGCGTCAAACAGAGCGGATTGGGACGTCTCAATGGCTTTGGGGGCATCGAAGCATTTCAAGAATGCAAGCACGTCCTGCATCGGGCGAACTTCCCAATATGA